The Coffea arabica cultivar ET-39 chromosome 3c, Coffea Arabica ET-39 HiFi, whole genome shotgun sequence genome contains a region encoding:
- the LOC113734809 gene encoding uncharacterized protein isoform X1, with translation MEVICDHVPDDEVLKIQTKTIVEPPDVHKSTVIVEEIDDGEERQTMNACNSKSVKKKGRFRTRSFAALEWKDSTIQKKAVHKAIDQGDAPTITAGLHSTSGDGENEGEGGECDDGDGTCDEREFEQYTDYYRDDEMYETQSMQQPPTQCGQPHETHAESSERQLENEIDIGEGDSERQPSEQPSQAGTQASKITNLRSSRLSSKWKGDVTAAETTRESEDRGPQTTQQTRATNASNENPLLNDGMEMELNSNNGSSDEEIQEVNMNYTNFDMEKFMKNPEFEVGMKFGSKGLFREAIRNYSILTGRPVFMYTNDKSRLRAKCVAPCPWFVYASKVPALNNSDFVLKTLNDVHNHCSHAWKNKHMSTSWLANRYEDQIKSNMYMPAKQIRQAVDEQYKCEISRSMAYKARTKARKNIKGSVAEQYAFVWEYAAELQRTHPNTTIDIQYNPRNDPDERPTFTRFYCCLGPLKKGFNEGCRPIIALDGCHTKGAYLGQLLTAIGTDPINGW, from the coding sequence ATGGAAGTGATATGCGACCATGTTCCAGATGACGAGGTGTtaaaaattcaaacaaaaaCCATCGTAGAGCCACCGGATGTGCACAAGTCTACAGTGATCGTTGAGGAAATTGATGATGGGGAGGAACGTCAAACAATGAATGCGTGTAATAGTAAATCTGTGAAGAAAAAGGGTAGATTCCGTACACGATCATTTGCTGCTTTAGAGTGGAAGGATAGCACTATACAAAAAAAAGCAGTGCATAAAGCTATTGACCAAGGTGATGCACCTACAATTACAGCAGGCTTGCACTCAACTTCTGGAGATGGTGAAAATGAGGGAGAAGGAGGCGAGTGTGATGATGGGGATGGAACATGTGACGAGAGGGAATTTGAACAATACACAGATTATTATCGGGACGATGAAATGTATGAAACACAAAGTATGCAGCAGCCTCCAACACAATGTGGTCAACCACATGAAACTCATGCTGAGTCAAGTGAAAGGCAGCtagaaaatgaaattgataTTGGCGAAGGAGATAGTGAAAGGCAGCCAAGTGAGCAACCTAGCCAGGCAGGAACTCAAGcatcaaaaattacaaatttgaGGAGTTCTAGGTTGAGCAGCAAATGGAAAGGTGATGTCACAGCTGCTGAAACTACACGGGAAAGTGAAGACCGTGGCCCCCAAACTACACAGCAAACACGGGCAACCAATGCTAGCAATGAAAATCCacttttgaatgatggaatgGAGATGGAACTCAACAGCAATAATGGGTCGTCTGACGAGGAAATCCAAGAGGTAAACATGAATTATACTAACTTTGATATGGAGAAGTTTATGAAAAATCCTGAATTTGAGGTTGGTATGAAATTTGGAAGTAAGGGTCTGTTTAGAGAAGCTATTAGGAATTACTCGATTCTTACTGGGAGACCCGTATTTATGTACACAAATGACAAATCTAGATTGAGGGCAAAATGTGTGGCACCCTGTCCGTGGTTTGTGTATGCTTCTAAAGTTCCAGCATTGAACAACTCAGATTTTGTTTTGAAGACATTGAATGATGTTCACAATCATTGCAGTCATGCCTGGAAAAATAAACACATGTCTACCTCTTGGCTGGCAAACAGATATGAAGATCAAATAAAGTCAAATATGTATATGCCAGCAAAGCAAATTAGGCAGGCTGTGGATGAACAATACAAGTGTGAGATTAGTAGAAGTATGGCTTACAAGGCAAGGACTAAGGCTAGGAAGAATATTAAGGGAAGTGTAGCAGAACAATATGCTTTTGTTTGGGAATATGCTGCTGAATTACAGAGGACCCATCCAAATACAACAATTGACATTCAATACAATCCGAGAAATGATCCTGATGAGAGACCTACATTTACCAGATTCTATTGCTGTTTAGGACCTCTCAAAAAGGGGTTTAATGAGGGTTGTAGGCCCATTATAGCACTTGATGGGTGTCACACAAAAGGAGCATATCTGGGACAATTGTTGACAGCTATTGGGACAGATCCCATTAATGGATGGTGA
- the LOC113734809 gene encoding uncharacterized protein isoform X2, producing the protein MYRNFKKKHPGQILKDRLWSIAIATTVELYEAELDDLKEYDQLAYAWVKRAPPPQHWCKAFFPHHVKSDMLVNNLCETFNAKILEYRDLPIIGMMEGIREYLMGRIGDRAAWMKKCPGAVGPTIKELIEERAKQSRKWKTVANGDGGYQVKGPKGEQYAVYVQERTCTCNLWQVSGLPCCHSIAALHRMNEDPCMYTDGCYSRELFLKIYENILYPISGKALWPTSTNPVLGPPIPCVQAGRPRKARRKDVKENRSHSGSQNATVHKMKKHVVMHCRNCGLAGHNRATCKAQDGAETEHLRQQNATGQPNKFVASGCSEEDAVPKSREESVMHESGEQNAENVDVEVGNFFQQYDNIAVQPSTLEGAQQSMEGANVAAEGDTSNPTEMLRTIASPTNKRQIRKIKTPVRRTRPDAPRTKIGQKDPRPAASTDNTQKRVVQKKRKLTDAEKGAINANYAYLGKKPPFKVGNWAGRSFGRGRAT; encoded by the exons ATGTACaggaatttcaagaaaaaacatCCTGGGCAGATTTTAAAAGATAGACTATGGAGCATTGCAATAGCTACAACTGTTGAGTTGTATGAGGCAGAACTTGATGACTTGAAAGAGTATGACCAGCTTGCATATGCATGGGTCAAAAGGGCACCACCACCACAGCATTGGTGTAAGGCGTTCTTTCCTCATCATGTTAAATCTGATATGTTAGTTAATAATCTCTGTGAGAcgtttaatgcaaaaatattagAATACAGGGATTTACCTATTATTGGAATGATGGAAGGAATTAGGGAGTATTTAATGGGTAGAATAGGAGATAGGGCGGCTTGGATGAAAAAATGCCCTGGTGCTGTTGGTCCAACTATTAAGGAGTTGATTGAAGAGAGGGCAAAACAGTCTAGGAAATGGAAAACTGTGGCAAATGGTGATGGGGGTTATCAAGTCAAAGGGCCTAAAGGGGAACAATATGCTGTATATGTACAAGAAAGAACATGTACTTGTAACTTATGGCAAGTTAGTGGCCTGCCATGCTGCCATTCCATTGCAGCACTTCATAGAATGAATGAGGACCCGTGCATGTATACTGATGGGTGTTACTCCAGGgaactatttttaaaaatttatgagAATATCCTCTACCCTATCAGTGGAAAAGCACTTTGGCCAACTAGTACAAATCCGGTGTTAGGCCCCCCAATACCATGTGTGCAAGCGGGAAGACCTAGAAAGGCAAGAAGAAAAGATGTTAAAGAGAATAGAAGCCACTCTGGGTCACAAAATGCAACTGTccacaaaatgaaaaaacatgTTGTTATGCATTGTAGAAACTGTGGTTTGGCAGGTCATAATCGAGCTACATGCAAAGCTCAAGATGGTGCTGAAACTGAGCATTTAAGACAGCAAAATGCAACTGGCCAACCAAACAAATTTGTAGCTTCGGGTTGTAGTGAAGAGGATGCTGTTCCCAAATCTAGAGAAGAGAGTGTTATGCATGAATCTGGTGAACAGAATGCTGAAAATGTTGACGTTGAAGTTGGCaattttttccaacaatatgATAATATTGCTGTTCAGCCATCAACTTTAGAAGGTGCACAACAATCAATGGAAGGAGCAAATGTTGCTGCCGAAGGTGACACTAGTAATCCAACAGAGATGTTGAGGACGATTGCCAGTCCAACTAATAAGAGGCAAATTAGAAAGATAAAGACCCCT GTCCGGCGAACTCGACCAGATGCTCCCAGAACAAAAATAGGTCAAAAAGATCCTCGTCCGGCTGCATCTACTGATAATACGCAGAAAAGGGTGGtccaaaaaaagagaaaattgacGGATGCCGAAAAGGGTGCGATCAATGCCAATTATGCATATTTGGGAAAAAAACCACCATTCAAGGTTGGAAATTGGGCAGGAAGATCATTTGGAAGAGGACGTGCAACTTAA